The following proteins come from a genomic window of Pseudomonas syringae:
- a CDS encoding GNAT family N-acetyltransferase: MLLIRPAKRTDAEAALDIRLQAIRHQCITVYTAEQVMAWTDVPLTDRYRAWVEKEYHVAWLGETPVATGLIDFQSGEIGAIFVLPAFMGQGIGKAMLLYLERLAFKAGIVDIHLDATPNATAFYRRCGYHADNQAIYTSPSGLELACTPMRKQLASEELMDVTRATSRLPNSG; the protein is encoded by the coding sequence ATGCTGTTGATTCGCCCAGCCAAACGTACTGACGCCGAGGCCGCGTTAGATATACGCCTCCAGGCGATCCGGCATCAATGCATTACCGTCTATACCGCTGAGCAAGTAATGGCGTGGACTGATGTGCCGCTCACAGACCGATATCGGGCTTGGGTGGAAAAGGAGTACCACGTTGCCTGGTTGGGCGAGACACCGGTCGCAACAGGTCTGATTGATTTTCAATCTGGAGAGATAGGCGCTATTTTCGTTTTGCCTGCATTCATGGGACAGGGGATTGGCAAGGCAATGCTCCTATACCTTGAGCGACTGGCCTTTAAAGCCGGAATCGTCGACATCCATTTAGATGCTACCCCTAACGCAACCGCGTTCTACCGTCGGTGTGGCTATCACGCAGATAATCAAGCTATCTATACCTCGCCCTCCGGTCTTGAGCTGGCTTGTACACCGATGCGGAAACAGTTGGCCAGTGAAGAGCTAATGGACGTCACGCGGGCGACAAGCAGGCTGCCAAACTCAGGCTGA
- a CDS encoding Arm DNA-binding domain-containing protein, whose product MGVRIVFSGIPPNSTKYPNNKYLQRKNSLNTAVFKRKTSDAFIRSLTDPGKHADGEVHSLYLAVRASSKIGKSPSRFWRFKYRLHDSRFSIGAYPDTSPKEARGSARSARCDVANHTPPRSRPRPRPRPRPRPPKSKHTRSTKNVLSSTRQRRSPPVVNRYWGLIVRPGFRLQPGWRLLLPDSGPSSALIAWRKHLTKCFCWTRTVCSPSGYPLPP is encoded by the coding sequence TTGGGGGTCCGGATAGTCTTTAGTGGAATTCCACCAAACTCCACGAAATACCCTAATAACAAGTACTTACAGCGGAAAAACTCACTAAATACCGCTGTTTTCAAACGAAAAACCAGCGATGCCTTCATCCGTTCGCTGACCGATCCCGGCAAACACGCCGACGGCGAAGTCCATAGTCTCTACTTGGCGGTAAGGGCGTCTAGCAAGATTGGAAAATCCCCTTCTAGGTTCTGGCGATTTAAGTATCGACTGCATGACAGCCGTTTTTCCATCGGTGCTTACCCCGACACCAGTCCGAAGGAGGCGCGCGGCAGTGCCCGCAGTGCCCGCTGCGACGTGGCTAACCACACCCCCCCCCGCTCAAGGCCAAGACCACGACCAAGACCAAGACCAAGACCGCCAAAATCGAAGCACACCCGCTCAACGAAGAACGTACTTTCGAGTACCCGACAACGCAGAAGCCCACCGGTCGTCAACCGCTACTGGGGCCTGATTGTTCGTCCTGGATTTCGGCTTCAACCGGGGTGGCGGCTCCTTCTTCCTGATAGCGGGCCATCTAGCGCACTGATTGCTTGGCGCAAGCACCTTACAAAGTGTTTTTGCTGGACGCGTACGGTGTGTTCGCCATCTGGTTACCCTCTTCCACCCTGA
- a CDS encoding DeoR/GlpR family DNA-binding transcription regulator has translation MTSPFETLPGERQRVIEERLVRYGRVIATDLAGEFGVSEHSIRRDLGVLAAAGLCKRVYGGAILMRESEDPLEVRVLQDWSRKGSLGQAAAAFLTAGQHVFIDAGSTNMAIACAIDPQLQLTVTTNSPLIAVQLMKLQRVEVVLLGGRVHPVTGGVTGLRAVQQLQQFNYDCCFIGACAIDPDNGVTAFELEDADFKRAVVAASGQLIVAVTNEKLSSVAHYQVAQCAEVTALVVEHDAPRERLEPFLARISNVATARKGG, from the coding sequence ATGACCTCCCCATTTGAGACGCTTCCAGGTGAACGCCAGCGTGTGATCGAGGAACGCCTCGTTCGCTACGGCCGGGTGATCGCCACTGATCTGGCCGGCGAGTTCGGTGTGTCCGAGCACTCCATAAGACGTGATCTGGGCGTCCTGGCAGCTGCGGGCCTTTGCAAGCGGGTATACGGCGGCGCAATCCTGATGCGTGAATCGGAGGATCCGTTGGAGGTTCGCGTTCTTCAGGACTGGTCGCGCAAGGGCAGTCTTGGGCAGGCTGCGGCCGCGTTTTTGACCGCTGGGCAACATGTATTCATTGACGCAGGTTCAACGAACATGGCGATCGCCTGTGCAATTGACCCGCAGTTGCAGTTGACGGTGACCACCAACTCGCCATTGATTGCCGTCCAGTTGATGAAGCTGCAACGCGTCGAGGTCGTTCTCCTGGGGGGCCGCGTACACCCGGTCACCGGCGGCGTGACAGGTTTGAGGGCCGTCCAGCAGCTGCAGCAGTTCAACTACGACTGTTGCTTTATCGGCGCCTGCGCCATTGACCCTGACAATGGCGTAACGGCCTTTGAACTGGAGGACGCCGACTTCAAACGCGCCGTCGTCGCGGCGAGTGGTCAGCTGATTGTCGCTGTAACCAATGAGAAATTATCCAGCGTCGCCCATTATCAAGTGGCGCAATGTGCCGAAGTCACAGCGCTGGTTGTTGAACACGATGCTCCACGCGAAAGGCTGGAGCCGTTTCTGGCCCGGATCTCCAACGTCGCGACTGCACGCAAAGGTGGCTAG